Proteins co-encoded in one Geitlerinema sp. PCC 9228 genomic window:
- a CDS encoding pantothenate kinase, whose product MPAFPNFSVSPSSQSFSQPSSLTGCLGVAMGNSHLHWGWFAPELVLAWNTPHLSSSQVAQLIASGFDFRRVGVETVTNLRQHSRNQDSHVWELIGQLAASHSQPLPLWIASVVPEQTYLWQSYPGTRVLTLQDVPLSQTYATLGIDRALAVWGGWYLYQSAVLVVDAGTALTFTGASQEGTLIGGAIFPGFGLQGKALSQQTAALPAIQIHFDGSQPPRWATHTDDAIRSGVFYATVAGVKDFLQAWWQDFPQSQVVVTGGDATLLYQTLAADCPDKSHAISYLPYLVLQSLGWLVMPKAL is encoded by the coding sequence ATGCCCGCTTTCCCCAATTTTTCTGTTTCTCCTTCTTCTCAATCATTTTCTCAACCCTCCTCGCTAACTGGTTGCTTGGGCGTCGCCATGGGCAACTCCCACCTGCATTGGGGATGGTTTGCACCAGAATTGGTGTTGGCGTGGAATACCCCACACCTATCATCTTCCCAAGTAGCACAGCTGATTGCAAGTGGTTTTGATTTCCGTCGGGTAGGCGTGGAAACGGTAACCAACCTACGCCAACACTCTAGAAACCAAGACAGCCATGTATGGGAATTGATTGGGCAACTTGCGGCTTCCCATTCCCAACCCCTGCCTTTGTGGATTGCTTCTGTGGTTCCCGAACAAACTTACTTATGGCAATCCTATCCCGGTACGCGGGTTTTGACCCTCCAAGACGTTCCCCTATCCCAAACCTATGCTACCCTAGGCATCGATCGCGCTTTGGCAGTTTGGGGAGGGTGGTACCTTTACCAATCGGCGGTGTTGGTGGTGGATGCTGGCACTGCACTCACGTTTACCGGTGCCTCGCAGGAGGGAACTTTGATCGGCGGTGCGATTTTCCCGGGATTTGGGTTGCAAGGAAAAGCTCTCAGCCAACAAACGGCGGCACTTCCTGCTATTCAAATTCATTTCGATGGTTCCCAGCCACCCCGTTGGGCAACTCATACCGACGATGCCATTCGCAGCGGTGTTTTTTACGCTACTGTAGCCGGCGTGAAAGATTTCTTACAGGCTTGGTGGCAGGATTTTCCCCAATCCCAAGTTGTGGTCACGGGTGGCGATGCTACCCTGTTATATCAAACATTGGCTGCCGATTGCCCTGACAAGTCCCATGCTATTTCCTATCTGCCTTATTTGGTTTTGCAATCTTTGGGATGGTTGGTGATGCCCAAAGCGCTTTAG
- a CDS encoding glycosyltransferase family 2 protein yields the protein MKFSVVITTYNRLDLLRRAIDSALSQTLPCEVVIADDGSTDGTEAYVRNLASPEVVYHRNATNQGHAKTMNAGVAAATGDWIKPLDDDDYLHPEFLETMQNAIALRPQAVICSCQAAQVDENEVELYRTYPVGPGDIVYIPQADIHYGMLLEQVPFGTPVQVLFQKEAFMKTGGWDSSLDGNCDDIDSWIKIAQFGDAIFINRCLAYRTVWSGGGNQKVPIQTRLDTNILMKRRIYPLVDPSHRDRTPSLATIENYMHLHWGLVACKQKKFSTGLRLALPAAFSKSAWDIVRERMAVKRGKTPTNTVRKIVLQA from the coding sequence GGATTTGCTGCGTCGAGCCATTGATTCGGCGCTCTCGCAAACCCTTCCCTGCGAAGTCGTTATCGCCGACGATGGTTCCACCGATGGAACGGAAGCATACGTTCGCAATTTGGCATCGCCAGAGGTCGTTTACCACCGCAACGCCACCAACCAAGGTCACGCCAAAACTATGAATGCCGGCGTGGCAGCCGCAACGGGAGATTGGATCAAACCCCTCGACGATGATGATTACTTGCATCCCGAGTTTTTAGAAACTATGCAGAATGCGATCGCATTGCGACCGCAAGCTGTCATCTGTTCCTGCCAAGCCGCTCAAGTTGACGAAAATGAAGTCGAACTGTATCGTACGTATCCAGTAGGACCCGGTGACATTGTTTATATTCCCCAAGCGGATATTCACTACGGTATGTTGCTAGAGCAAGTTCCCTTTGGTACCCCCGTACAAGTGCTTTTTCAAAAAGAAGCTTTCATGAAAACCGGGGGATGGGATTCCTCCCTTGATGGTAACTGCGATGATATCGATTCTTGGATTAAAATTGCCCAGTTTGGCGATGCCATTTTCATCAACCGGTGTTTGGCTTATCGAACTGTTTGGTCGGGAGGCGGCAACCAAAAAGTTCCCATTCAAACCCGTTTGGATACCAATATTTTAATGAAGCGTCGCATTTATCCGCTCGTTGACCCTTCCCATCGCGATCGCACCCCTAGCTTAGCAACCATTGAAAATTACATGCACCTACATTGGGGATTGGTTGCCTGCAAACAGAAAAAATTTTCCACAGGTTTGCGACTGGCGCTACCGGCGGCTTTTTCCAAATCGGCATGGGATATTGTTCGCGAACGCATGGCCGTCAAACGCGGCAAAACCCCAACCAATACTGTGCGCAAAATTGTTTTGCAAGCATAA